The proteins below come from a single Treponema phagedenis genomic window:
- the uidA gene encoding beta-glucuronidase has protein sequence MLYPITTQTRAVIDLGGIWRFKVDYDECGLNEKWFMGMLDTESVMCVPASYNDIAAMSDIRNHVGSVWYQRDVVVPQLLTGQRLVLRFGSVTHKAHVYWNGALIAEHSGGFTPFEVVLKPSDIAETNQLTVRVNNILDISTLPVGLYSESKDENGKIIRKNMPNFDFFNYAGIHRPVTLVSTPEYFIDDIILTNECSGTSAKVHYAVTISGKDGAVDADSGFSVAVDCIAEDGSLVTSANGFTGELHIENVKRWNPLKPYLYTIRVKLLKDGTLIDLYDEPYGIRTVAVKNGQFLINEKPFYFKGFGKHEDAFYTGRGFNAAQTLLDFNLMKWMGANSFRTSHYPYAEETMRLCDRLGIVVIDEVPAVGIHLNFMASLLTPAEKRDTFAEIQTKAAHETVIRELIERDKNHCCVVMWSIANEPETNDKGADAYFAPLIKRAKDLDPQKRPVTIVTLMSSLPETCRVSAMIDVLCLNRYYGWYLQSGDVKEGGKAAYTELQKWQEKFPDKPIMYTEFGADTVAGFHSLDPVMFTEEYQVAYLKANTEQFAAIKNFVGEHVWNFADFETSQNIIRVQGNKKGVFTRDRKPKMAAYFLKERWTAIPDLKEEESSQN, from the coding sequence ATGTTATACCCGATCACTACACAAACACGGGCGGTTATTGACTTAGGCGGAATATGGCGTTTTAAGGTTGACTATGACGAGTGCGGACTTAATGAGAAATGGTTCATGGGCATGCTTGACACAGAATCTGTGATGTGTGTGCCCGCTTCGTATAATGATATTGCGGCAATGAGCGATATCCGGAATCATGTCGGCAGCGTTTGGTATCAGCGCGATGTTGTTGTGCCGCAGCTGCTTACCGGACAGCGCTTGGTTCTTCGCTTCGGTTCCGTTACGCACAAGGCTCATGTATACTGGAACGGCGCGCTTATTGCGGAACATTCAGGCGGTTTTACTCCCTTTGAGGTTGTGTTAAAGCCTTCCGATATTGCCGAAACAAATCAGCTTACAGTACGGGTGAATAATATACTTGATATTTCGACTCTGCCGGTAGGATTGTATAGCGAATCAAAAGATGAGAATGGAAAGATTATCCGCAAAAACATGCCTAACTTTGATTTTTTCAATTATGCGGGAATTCATCGTCCGGTAACATTGGTCAGCACGCCTGAATATTTTATCGATGATATTATACTGACAAACGAATGCTCGGGAACATCGGCAAAGGTGCATTACGCGGTAACAATAAGCGGCAAAGACGGAGCAGTTGATGCAGATTCAGGCTTTAGTGTTGCGGTAGACTGTATCGCGGAAGATGGAAGCCTTGTTACATCCGCAAACGGATTTACAGGAGAACTGCACATTGAAAACGTGAAGCGCTGGAATCCGCTTAAGCCGTATTTATATACAATAAGAGTAAAGCTGCTTAAAGACGGTACGCTGATTGACCTGTATGATGAGCCCTACGGCATACGCACGGTTGCGGTAAAAAATGGACAATTCCTTATCAACGAAAAACCCTTTTATTTTAAAGGCTTCGGCAAACACGAGGATGCCTTTTATACCGGACGGGGATTCAATGCAGCGCAAACCCTACTTGATTTTAATTTAATGAAATGGATGGGCGCAAATTCATTTAGAACATCTCATTATCCGTATGCAGAAGAGACAATGCGGCTTTGCGATCGGCTCGGCATTGTGGTGATTGATGAAGTGCCCGCAGTAGGGATTCATTTAAACTTTATGGCATCACTGTTAACGCCGGCAGAAAAGCGCGATACCTTTGCGGAAATTCAAACAAAGGCTGCCCATGAGACCGTTATTCGTGAACTGATTGAGCGCGACAAAAATCATTGCTGCGTTGTAATGTGGTCAATCGCTAATGAGCCTGAAACAAATGACAAGGGCGCCGATGCATATTTTGCACCGCTTATAAAACGTGCGAAAGACTTGGATCCTCAAAAGCGGCCGGTTACCATTGTAACCCTTATGTCCTCACTGCCTGAAACATGCCGCGTTTCGGCAATGATTGATGTCTTATGCTTAAACCGTTATTACGGGTGGTATTTGCAATCGGGTGATGTAAAAGAAGGCGGAAAAGCGGCGTACACGGAGCTTCAGAAATGGCAGGAAAAATTTCCCGACAAACCGATTATGTACACTGAATTCGGCGCTGACACGGTTGCTGGTTTCCATAGCCTTGATCCCGTTATGTTTACCGAAGAATATCAGGTGGCCTATCTAAAAGCGAATACAGAACAGTTCGCAGCAATCAAAAACTTTGTCGGCGAACATGTGTGGAACTTTGCCGATTTTGAAACATCACAAAATATCATCAGGGTGCAGGGCAACAAGAAAGGCGTTTTTACGCGGGATCGAAAACCGAAGATGGCTGCATACTTCTTAAAAGAGCGGTGGACAGCCATCCCTGATTTAAAAGAAGAGGAAAGCTCTCAAAACTAA